The Paramixta manurensis region ATTAAGCCAGCCACCTGATTGCCGGTAATATCCTGCATCGCTGACTGAAATTTTCCGCTTGATGGATCAACGCCGGAAGCGGCAAGATTATCCGCTGTTCCCTGTTTGACCTGACCAAATTGCTGTTGATAGCTGACGTTTGTACCTGCTGCCAGATTATCGTATTTATCCGTATTGTTCAGGTCGTCCACTTTGTCCATAAATAGGTTTTCATAGGGGCGTAATTCATTTGAATACAGATCCCAGTTCTCTTTAGCTATCTGCGCATTTTCCTTTTCCGCAGATGTTTCTTTAACCTCGCTACTTCCACCTTTACCCATTTCCTTTTCCTCACATCATCATTCTGAATTTCATAAATCCATCCTCATCGGGCATTCTTTTAAATCCAAGTTTTTCCGCTACGCGAATAAAACCCCTCCGTTGCGTATAAAACTCAAACCAACGCCCACCAACAAGCCGGGTTAGTTTCTGCACTTCAGGAATATACTTAGCCAGTCCGTTTTCACCCGAACTTACTGCCAACCAGACCAGCACATAAGGAATGCCTTCAGCCATCATTGGCTTTAAAACTATCCGAACATCATCCGAACCAAAAATAACAGCGTTGCCATTTTCTACCGCCTCGCTGATTTCCTCTGCTTTGACTGTTTTGCTTTCAGCAAAGAAGTTATTTAACGCATCATTAATATTTTTCATAAGCCAAGCGATTGCCGGTAATACTGGTCATATAACGCAGTCTCAATATATAAAACACCTTTAGCATTAGGCGGGGTAATGATCGGCGTATTAGAGTTGCGGTTAACCTCAAGGTAGACTGATTGCGATATACCGTTAGACTGCCCCACCCATCCCATCAGAAGAATCAATGTGGCGCCGCCGCCTGGTCCTGGCGGTCCGGCATTGGCATTTAGCGTGGCATAGCCAGGCATCACTGCTGCCGACTTTCCGGGATTTGTAGCGTTGGCGGCATACCATTTGATCTGCAAAGGCAGGCAATTCCCGCAATAAATCATTTTCCCGTTACGGTAAAAAAAGATTCCATAATTGGGAGCGAAAGCAACGAAGTCCGAGAACACGTAAAAACGGAAACTTATGGAACTAAACTGCGAGGAACCATAGGTTGACGTTAAATTGATCACCTTAAAACCGTTCGCGCCGTTATTGACCTTATAAATGCAGCAACCCGTTTGTGTAACCGAGCGAACGAATACCAGACACTGCTGAGCGTTAGGTACATTCGTCTGAACGTTAATGTTCACTGCGTTGTTACGGGGAAAACTTTGATCGATAACCTGCACAAGATTCAGTGGCGTATAGTCAGGGCTGGCAAACCAACTCCCGTCGTCCCGCCGTAACTCCATGCCGTAAGCCGAGGCCATCAGGAAGACCACACAATAATGATATAGCCGTTATTTCCCGCATTACCACTCCAGCTAACCGTACGCCCTGAGATGGTTATTGAGGGCAGGTTTCCCCCCTCAAAGAAGGTGAGAGTATAAGGCTGAGCCTGAATTGCTGTACCCGGAGGTATGTCATAGGTTTTACTGCCCGAGGCAACGGTAATAATATCCATCACATAAGAAGGAGCAAACGCGTTAATTACATCAAATGCTGTTCCCTTCAAAAAGACCTGCGCACCATAAGCCGACATTACAGTTTCTTCCCCATCACGGCGCAGGGCGAGGCCGATTCATCATAGACAATGATTCTCGCACCGTCCCATACCAGCCCGAGGTTTGACGTCGAATTACGAATCGTCACGTTTCCGTTGTTATCCACGCGAAACCGGTTGGTTATTTGCAGATTACCGTTTGCATCTACTGAAAATGCCGCACCTATTTTCAGGTTGCCGTTCGGATCGACTGTAAACGGACCATTCCTTAAGTTCGCACTGGTTATCGTTGGGGATGAGATGCTTATTCCGGCTTTGACCTGGTCAGCAATAATGGTTTGCGCATTCAGTATCTTGATTGTCGCTTGCTGTATTGCCGCTTCCGTAATGACGGTTTTGTTTCCTTCGATCGCAAAGGGAGAAAGATAAGCGCCGGTATTCGTCGGATTATTGGGATCGAAAACAAAGAATTGATTTGCTGATATAGCGACCTGGCTGATGGGATTACCGCTGGCATCTTTACCGGCGACGATACCGATGCCGGCGCTGATACCCGACGCGCTGGCTTTGGCATCCCACATTGCCTGGAAGGCCTGCCCGCCCTTCGTATCTATCTGCTGTACTTTCTGATTAGTCTCTACAATAGCTGCGGCGTTATCATCTACCTTGCCGCCAAGCTCACCTATCAGCGGAGAGTCGTTAATTTCATTATTAATCAGGTCAACAATGGCATCCACATCCGGGTTTGTTTTTGCCAGCGTTCCGGCTGCGGCGTTATACGGGCCGGGGACACCAGCCGTGTTGACGAAACGAATCCAGTAATAACCGACAAAACCCGGATCAACCGGGTCGCCGTAAACAGTGGCGGCAGACGTAGCCACCAGAACCGCGTTAGCGAGGTTATCTTCAGGATTGCGGTATATTTCTGTTAATGAGTGGCCCCGGTAGGTTGGCATATCCCATTCGAGCAACACGGCCGCAAACCCACCATTAACCTGAAAATTTTGTGGCTGCGTAGGCATCTGCGGCGGGGCTCCCGGATCATCCATATCATTGCCGCCGCCCGGTATCGGCTGATAAACCCCACCAGCCCCCTGCCGCAAGTCGGCAAGTTTAAGATTTCCGAGGTCACGCAGTGTAATAGCCCGATCAAGCCCGTTGCCGCGCTGGCCGGTAAGGATTTCGATATTTTCAGCAACCGCAGCCTGGTCGCGTCCCGCACGGAACGTTTTTTTATTTTTACTGCTCATGCGGGCATTTCCTCCATTGATGTGCTCAGCGTGACGCGATCCACCTGCGCATAACCCCAAATTTCCACTTGCCAGCGCGATGCGACCAGCGGAGGCAATTTAAGCGTTGAGTCCTGAAGCGAGCCGGGAGGGAGAGATAAAGCAAGTTGTCGATCAGCGTAGAGATTAATGCCAACGCGCTGAATACTGTCGCTCTTAATTCTGAGGCATGAAAACGCCGTAGAGTTGAGCGCAAGGAACTCTTTAGAGCGCCATGTAACCGGTAAAGGATTAGTGCTGTTCTGCGCTGTATAAAGCTTTGTTCCCTTCGCTACGTACAGCGTATCCTCTTCAAGAACATTATGAGCAGCATCGAAAACCGTATTGAAATGACGAATATCCATTGATTCAGGATCAAAAATAAAACCCGCCACTGTGTTATTGGCTGTCGTATATAAGGCGTAATACTCCCCTTCAACCTGCCATGCGCGTATAGACGCCGGATTAAACTGCTTGCGCCATTGCTTAGCTTCAATGATTTTTTCAGTCGCCACAATCGCGTTACCGGACGCATCAACCGAAACCAGCCCATTCGGTGATGCATAGAGCGCGAAGCCATCCATTGAAACCATGCTTTGACGGCTCACACACGCCTGCATAACCGGCAACTTACTGTTGTTGATGCTGGACGGTGACACTCCGGTAAACAGATATGGATAGCCTTTTGTGCCTACCACCAGACCAGTACCTATCGCCGCAATAGCAACAATGTCGTGCTCTGTTGACTGCTTATAGTCGTCAGGCCATGCATAGGGCAAATAAGCTTCTGAAAACATCACCTGGTTACCGGCAAATCCGGCGGCGATCCCGTTTGCCATCAGACACAGGCCGATCATGTTATCTGGCGGCTGAAGATAGTTATACGTTTCCAGCACCGGACCTAAATCTTTATCGGCTACATTGTCCCGGAACGTCCTTACACCTATGTCAGTCTCAGCAACCAACAGGAAATCTGCCGATCCTCCTCCTGTTACCGAGCGGTAAATCCGCCGCCGTGTGATGTTATTGTTCTGGCTACCCGGCGGTTGCAACTGCAAATCGACACTACTACCAGGATAAACAATCGTTACCTCATCCGAAGCCGGGCCGGGTGGTCCCTCCTCTCCATATGCTGTAACGTATGTCTCAACATAAATTCTGGTTTCGTCATCGGTCGGGTCATCGTCGTCGTGATCGTCCGGCGGCGTAATTTGTGCGACGGTGACAGCATTGGCTGGCGCTGGTATCCCGAGTCGGAAACTTGCGGAGGGGTAATTGCCATTACCAGTGGTCGCGATTTGGCTGCTGGTGACTTTCGGATATGCACCATCGGTATAGTAAATGCGGGTGTACTGGTCCTGAGCAACCGGGCTTCGAATGACGTCAACAATGCCTTTCCACGCGAACCAGAAATCATCCCGATAATGGAAAATCGTTTGGGGTTTGAACGTAAACACCTTACCTGTATCCGCATCGGCCATGACGGGCGATACCACTCCAAAACGGAAATGGCAGTTGTTCGCTACGGTCGCATTTTCCTGCGGCAAAAGATGAGCTACCACGCGGGGCATTTCTCCGCGCATGGTCGTTATGTCAATGACAGGCATCAGTTGAATTTTCCGGAAAGGAAGAAAACAAAAAAGCCCCGCTTTTTTAGGGCGAGGCTTCGTATCATTCGGGAATTTAGCTCACCTTCAGGATGAACTCAAGTTGGTTTATTTAACTACAGGCAGGTCTGAATACCGCGTTGTATAAGCAGGAGAAAGCATCTGTCGTTTCATTGCCCATGGTTTATCAATCCCCTGCCCGGCAAACCAAAGTTTGCCTTTACCGCTCTGATTGACACCATCAATCACATGCATCAGAGCCGCACTATTGGGTTGAGGCCTGAATTCATCAAACAGGTTAAGCTGCGCAACGCCCTGGCTGTAAAAATCACCTAACATTACGCCAGCCTTCATATAGCGATGGCCGGCGATCCAGATGCGGTCCAGTGCTTCAATTGCAACGCGAATAATGTCGCGGGTATCGTTCGACGGTGTGAGTAATTTCCCCATTGCCTGATTACCGTAAAAAACCTCGTTAGCCACATGCGGGCTTGTGCGAAGAAATACGGCTATCTGGCGGCAATATTGCCTTTCACCACGCAATTTCTCTGCCGCTCTTTCCGCATAAGCACAAATTGCCTGACGCATCTGTTCGTACTCTGTAATCCGACTGCTAAAGCTACGGCTACACACTATCTGTTGTTTGGTAGGAGAAAACTCTTCAAGCTCTAAACAAGGCTCTCCGCGAAGCTCCCGCACGGTTCGCTCAAGCACGACATTGAAGTGTTTACGCATTACCCATGTTGAGCATTCTGCGAGATGCAGTGCTGTTTCGATGCCCATCAAATTCAGCTTTTTGCTTATGCGGCGACCAACGCCCCAAACATCCTCAACAGGAACCATGGACATCAATTTACGCTGCCGATCAATGTTAGAGAGGTCGAGCACGCCTCCTGTCTTACTCCATTTTTTTGCTGCGTGGTTAGCAAGTTTCGCAAGCGTCTTTGTCTGAGCAATGCCGACGCCAACAGTGAGATGTGTTTCACGCTGCACGCGATCACGAACATCGCGACCAAATCGCTCAAGCGACATACAATTACTGACGCCTGATACATTCATGAATGCTTCGTCAATCGAGTAGATTTCGACAGCCGGTGCCATTTCTTCGAGTGTCGTCATGACGCGATTACTCATGTCAGCGTAGAGCGCATAATTGCTGCTGAACACCTGCACTCTATGCTTTCGGATGAGGTCTTTCATCTGGAAATACGGGACGCCCATTTTTATGTCTAACTTCTTGGCTTCAGCGCTACGAGCGATCACACAGCCATCGTTGTTCGACAAAACGACAACAGGAAGACCACGCAGGTCAGGGCGAAAGACCGTTTCGCACGACGCATAGAACGAGTTGACATCAACAAGCGCGAACATCTCATTTATTCGCTTTAATCGTAAACGTCACAACGCCGAAAATTTCTAAATTATCTTCGCTGCCAATAACAATTGGAGAATAATTCGGGTTCATCGGTATCAACTGGACGGCAGGACGTAACTGCAATTTTTTTACTGTAAACTCCCCCTCAACCGAGGCAACAACAATACTGCCATGTTCGGCTGTTAGTGAGCTGTCAACAACGAGCATATCACCGTCACTTATCCCTGCATCGATCATCGAGTCGCCACTGACGCGCACAAAATAGGTGGCACTAGGCCGCTGAACCAGCAACTCATTGAGATCAAGCCTCTGCTCTACATAATCCTGCGCTGGAGAGGGAAAACCACAAGACACGCGCTCTATGTAAAGTGGTAGCGGAAGTATGGCCCTAATCTCAACCGGTCTAATGAATTGCATATTTGTACGCCTTAAAACAAACTGTATATACATACAGTATCGGCAGCATATCATGCCGATCAAGTCGCTTTTTTGGGATTTTTAGGAAGCGTTTGAGCAGGAAAGGAATTTAATTTTTAATGCACGGCACTTCTTGATTTCGCTACCTGATAAATAACCAGGTTTCCACTCTGCCACTTCGGACATATGATTAGCAAAACTTATATCTGTCTAAAGGAATGACGATGCAGATTATGCGAATGAGCTACGACGACCTGACTAAGGGTGGTGGAGAAGCAAAACTACATGTGTACGGGGTTGGAACCTTTCCCGTTTTTAGCGGAGAAAAGCCGTACACCAACGATCCAAATTGCGCTTACATTAAAAATAGCGCAATTCCCGTTGGCCGTTACTGGATAGTAGACCGCCCCGAGGGCAGCTTCGCAAACCAGGCCCGCGCCGCTGTCTGGGATCGGATTTCAGGCAACAGGCATGATGAATGGTTCGGCTTGTTCAGTGATGCAACGATGAGTGATAGCGTGTTCATAAATGGCGTCTCTCGTGGAAGTTTTAGACTGCACCCGCTACGCCCGAATGGAGCCGGAATAAGCCAGGGATGCATTACATTTTTCAGGCCGACCGACTTCCAGTTTGTTCGCCGTTCGTTGCTTGCGAGAAAGAAAAAAATTATCCAGAGAAGAAACCTACAGCTAGCAGTTTACGGATGGGTTGATGTCATGGGAAATAGTGATTTTGAAAACTGCAAAATACGTTAAAAACATCGCGCTTTTTATCATTTGTTTCATACTGGCCTTCGTCATTTCAATGTACGGAATGCCACTTAATAGCCTGACACAATCCGTTGTTGACTGGTCGTACGCACACTTCAGCCATATTCTGACTGGCGTTTATGAAAGCGAGTCCGACCCTGTCACATTCACTGCCCTTATGGTGATGTTATTGCTCTACGCGCTTATTCTTTTCTTCATCATCAAAAAGGGCCTGAGCTTTTTCCGCAAGTGAAGAAGTGCGTAAACGATGTTGTTCAGCGGCAGGGATATATTTATAAACTGTCTTTACTGCAACCTCCAGAACAAGGGCGACCTGCTGTAGCGTCGCTCCGTTAGCAAACATCCGGCGCGCCTTTTCTACGACTTCAGTCGTCATGATGCGCTGACGCCCGCCAATCCTTCCCTTTTCTCGCGCCGCAGCCAGCCCGGCACGGGTACGCTCGACGATTAGTTCGCGCTCCATCTCGGCCAGCGCCCCCATAATGTGGAAAAAGAAACGCCCCATTGGCGTGGCTGTATCAATGCTATCCGTCAGACTACGGAAATTAACTCCGCGTTCGTGCAACTCGCCAGTTAACGCAACGAGATGGCGCATACTGCGCCCGAGGCGGTCGAGTTTCCAGACAACAAGCGTGTCGCCCTCCTTCAGTGCGCGTAGCATTTTATTTAAGCCAGGGCGGTTAGTGCTCTTGCCACTGATTTTATCTTCATAGATTTGCTCACATCCTGAGCATTCAAGCGCTATCCGCTGCAAATCCGTGTTTTGCTCATTTGTTGATACACGTATATAGCCAATCTGCATGTAAAACCCCGACCGTTAAAGGGTGGGATTCTGTCAGCAACGGGCTGTTCACTTAAAGTAATACTTCGCGTAAACCTCGGTTTGGGCGAAGCGGCTAAAATTGATCTTCCTGTTCCCATTGAGTCGGGAGGTACGGGAGCAATAACGCCGGAGCAAGCAAGAAATAATTTTGAACTCGGTACTGCGGCAACGAGAGATGTCGTTACCTCTGTCCTCGATAACACATCTGGAAGATTGCTTCAGGTTGGTAGTTTTGGAATAGGAGGGTCAGGACAGGTAATAAATACATCGGTTGAAACAGAACAGGCTACTCTTCTACGCAGCGGGGTTAGCCAAATATTCCGAAATAATAACGATACGTCATATACGTTTAGATATTCACCTGTAATTCTAGCTTGCACATTTGATACATGGGTGGCTATGACTGCCGGATACTCAGGGGCAGGAGTACGGATTAGTGCTGGCTCAAACAACGGTTCAACGACAGTTTATTACAATATTTATACTGACAAAAATACAACAAAAGCCAGTGATGGTACGTTGAAAGCAGCATCTCCGGTAGCTCGTATAGTCAGATCCCGAGATGAGAGTAAACGCAATGACATAGATGAAACCGGCTTCATATGGTGTGGTGCCGGAACATGCAATGAAGAAGCGCGCGGCATTAGTATATCGCGTGAGGATATTGGCGTTTATAAAGTCTCCGGAGCATCAGGACTGGCAACAGAAGGCTGGCAGTTGTTGCCCCCGATGGACCCCGCTGGCATGGGCGAACTAGGAGTTGTTGAAGCGGATGAAGGAACTGACGGCAATATTATTGTCCGGCTCTACAAACGCAAATACATCTTAAATGATGACGGCGAAATCGAGAGAACTAAGGGCGACCCGATCGACGTGCCAGAAAACAGTTGGATTGATATTCGTCTGAATATGCCGCCAAAAGATGGAAATTAAAAATCCAGTTTATCACCATCTGGTGGTTGTTTTTCCGGCATCGATAAGCGGAAATCTATCCATCTCCCTTCAGGAATATCCATTGGTTCGCCAGCGACAACCATTGCAGTATTTAGGTCGAAACGCCGCGTGCTCACTTTAATATTGATCGTTCCATCACCCTCAGTTTGCGTTTCTACAAAACAGAGTCGATTCCCGTTTACGTCCTGGGGTACTTCAATTTGCCAGCCTTCAGTTGCAAGCCCCAGCGATCCGGAAATACGATAAATACCGGTATCAATTCTTTCTGCTGTAACGCCTGTTGCCTCTTCGTTTATGACGGCACAACCGGCGCCCGTAAAGCCTTCAAAAAAATCATCGGGCATATCATGCGGATCATTAGAGAGCCGCGCGATTGGGGATGCTTTCTTAACAAAGCCGTTTGAGTCAACTGTTGTATTACCAGTGCTCCATGCAAAACTCCATGGTCCCCAGGTGGAATTATCACCGTTATAGTTTCGCCAGGCCATTTGACGGCCACCATAGGCTGTAGCAATTTGGCATGCATAATTTTGTGTGTTTGCCCAATAATTCAGAACAGGTCCAGCATAACCAGGACTATCTGATGCGCTTGAATAACCGAAAAAATTTATTCCTTTAGGTGCTGATGCATATGAAGAAAAATCCATGTTAGGAGAACCAACACGAATAGATGAATTCAGATTCAACTGGTGAGTCATTACCCTGTCTACATTAAACTGTCTAAGGTCCAGCAGCCCAATTATGTGCTGATTGTTGTTGTTTGAAAAAGTGGAATCTCTCAACCAAAGGTATAGTGATCTGTCTGGCGATAATTCAATGCCAGCAGTGTTACCAACATCATTATCATTAGAGCCAGTGCTTTTTAATGTAAAATTCGGGTATTGAGTCTCTACTCTTGGCGGGTATGTGAACTTTTTTATTCCTCCAATGGCCTGATCCGTATCCAGCGTAACAAAGCTTTCGCCCAAACCGAGGTTTTCGCGAAAGGCATCATCATCCTCAGAAGCCAAAAGCGTGCGGGCGAAATCAGAAAGTACCGCCGCCGCTACTTCATCCTCACCTGTCAGATAGATAAGCTGGTTTGCTGCCGTCTGTAACGCGGCAATAGCACTCAGCAACGCACTTTTATCCTGTTTATCGGACATTGCCGCTTCGGCCCGGTCTGCGGAAGTTGCTGCGTTGGTCTCTGAGGTAGCTGCGTTGCGTTCGCTTGTTAAAGCGTTGCTCTGTGACTCAGCCGCCGCCGTGGCACTATCTTCGGCAGCATTCGCCTTTTGCGTAGCTGTCTGCTCACTTTCTTTTGCCGCCGAGGCACTGCCAGCGGCATCACTGGCGTTCTGTGCGGCGCTGGCTTCACTTGCTGATGCGCCCTGTGCCGCTGCTAAAGCTTCATCATATTGCTGCTGAACCTGCGTCGCTGTGTCATCAACGGAACCCTTAACCGTTTCCGCTGCGTCGCGGGCTGATTCGGCGCGGTCAGCATCACTCTTGACCGATGCCGTAATTTTATCGGCTGTGTCCTGTGCAGCTTTTTGTGAAGCATCCTCAGCTGCATTTTTTGCCGCATTCAATGCTGTAGTGGCACTTTCTGCTGCGTTCGATTCCGACTGTGCTGCTGCGGCTTCGCTGGCAGATGCATCCTGGCGGCTTTTATCTGCGGCGGTCGCGCTTGCTTCAGACGCTGCCGCACTTGTTGCCGATGCATCGCGCGCTCCCTGCGCGGCTGTTACCGCTGCCGAAAGGTCAGTCGCGTATTGCTGTGCAGCGTCACGCGCAGCCTCGGCGTCTTTACCAGCCTGAACAGCCTGGCTGTTAAGTGTTTGCATCGTCGCCAGATCGGTAGCAACGGTCTGCTGTATTTGACGGAAATAGATAATCACGTCGGGCGTAACTTCAGATTCCATTAATTGCTGCTTAAGCAATTCATTCAGTGTCGCCGGTCCGGTTGTATCGCTGATCGTTACTGATCCGTAAAGCAGGTTACCGGCATCGCATGCAATCGTGATCGAGAAGTCGCCCTCTTCCAGTTCAATGGAATAATGACCATCGGAATCCGTCTCGACCGTTGACGAAAACCCACGTAAAACCTGAAGACTATTTGATAATGAGGTCAGCGTGATTTGTGCATCAGGTACAGGTTCGCCTGCCGGATTAACCAGCACGCCGGAAATAATTACGCTCACTGCTGGCCTCCGGTGTATTGAGCTTGTTTAAGCGTCTGAGAAAACTGGTCTGCACTTTGCTTGATACCCAGTTGATCTGCGAAAGCCTGGTAATGCTGCGTGGCAATATTTACATTCGCGCCCCCTTCGTTGTCTTTACTGAATGACCGGTAAAGCATCCAGTCAACGATGGGGTTGATGTAGAGCTCATCAATCGGAATAACGTTGTTGGCGCTGGCGTCTTTTAACGCCTTAATTTTGGCGACAGGAGGAATGCGGGAAATGACAGCTTCAATCTGCATCGCGGTCTCCGGCGCCGGGAATAACCAGAACACGCGAGGTGTTAGCTCGTTGTATACGTAACGCTCGGGTGTGCCGGTCATGGCATGCCAGTCCGGATACTGATAATCAAGTACATCGCGGGGAACCGGTAATAACGCTCTGCCCTCTACCACGCGAATAATCTCGATCACACGCACGGCACCGGCGGGTAACGTTTGTTTTGTTCCGGCCACACAATCAAGCGTTTCGACGGTGGCGCCGGCATCCGGACGTGAAAGAATAACAGCGCGTATCGCATCGTTGTAATAATCGCACAATTCGGAAATCGGCCAGCGTAGCCAGGCAGAATCCTTTAGCTGCGTGTTAACGC contains the following coding sequences:
- the umuC gene encoding translesion error-prone DNA polymerase V subunit UmuC — encoded protein: MFALVDVNSFYASCETVFRPDLRGLPVVVLSNNDGCVIARSAEAKKLDIKMGVPYFQMKDLIRKHRVQVFSSNYALYADMSNRVMTTLEEMAPAVEIYSIDEAFMNVSGVSNCMSLERFGRDVRDRVQRETHLTVGVGIAQTKTLAKLANHAAKKWSKTGGVLDLSNIDRQRKLMSMVPVEDVWGVGRRISKKLNLMGIETALHLAECSTWVMRKHFNVVLERTVRELRGEPCLELEEFSPTKQQIVCSRSFSSRITEYEQMRQAICAYAERAAEKLRGERQYCRQIAVFLRTSPHVANEVFYGNQAMGKLLTPSNDTRDIIRVAIEALDRIWIAGHRYMKAGVMLGDFYSQGVAQLNLFDEFRPQPNSAALMHVIDGVNQSGKGKLWFAGQGIDKPWAMKRQMLSPAYTTRYSDLPVVK
- a CDS encoding translesion error-prone DNA polymerase V autoproteolytic subunit, encoding MQFIRPVEIRAILPLPLYIERVSCGFPSPAQDYVEQRLDLNELLVQRPSATYFVRVSGDSMIDAGISDGDMLVVDSSLTAEHGSIVVASVEGEFTVKKLQLRPAVQLIPMNPNYSPIVIGSEDNLEIFGVVTFTIKANK
- a CDS encoding prophage tail fiber N-terminal domain-containing protein — translated: MSVIISGVLVNPAGEPVPDAQITLTSLSNSLQVLRGFSSTVETDSDGHYSIELEEGDFSITIACDAGNLLYGSVTISDTTGPATLNELLKQQLMESEVTPDVIIYFRQIQQTVATDLATMQTLNSQAVQAGKDAEAARDAAQQYATDLSAAVTAAQGARDASATSAAASEASATAADKSRQDASASEAAAAQSESNAAESATTALNAAKNAAEDASQKAAQDTADKITASVKSDADRAESARDAAETVKGSVDDTATQVQQQYDEALAAAQGASASEASAAQNASDAAGSASAAKESEQTATQKANAAEDSATAAAESQSNALTSERNAATSETNAATSADRAEAAMSDKQDKSALLSAIAALQTAANQLIYLTGEDEVAAAVLSDFARTLLASEDDDAFRENLGLGESFVTLDTDQAIGGIKKFTYPPRVETQYPNFTLKSTGSNDNDVGNTAGIELSPDRSLYLWLRDSTFSNNNNQHIIGLLDLRQFNVDRVMTHQLNLNSSIRVGSPNMDFSSYASAPKGINFFGYSSASDSPGYAGPVLNYWANTQNYACQIATAYGGRQMAWRNYNGDNSTWGPWSFAWSTGNTTVDSNGFVKKASPIARLSNDPHDMPDDFFEGFTGAGCAVINEEATGVTAERIDTGIYRISGSLGLATEGWQIEVPQDVNGNRLCFVETQTEGDGTINIKVSTRRFDLNTAMVVAGEPMDIPEGRWIDFRLSMPEKQPPDGDKLDF
- a CDS encoding DUF2778 domain-containing protein — its product is MQIMRMSYDDLTKGGGEAKLHVYGVGTFPVFSGEKPYTNDPNCAYIKNSAIPVGRYWIVDRPEGSFANQARAAVWDRISGNRHDEWFGLFSDATMSDSVFINGVSRGSFRLHPLRPNGAGISQGCITFFRPTDFQFVRRSLLARKKKIIQRRNLQLAVYGWVDVMGNSDFENCKIR
- a CDS encoding DUF6682 family protein — protein: MTTIAEVIGRVNTQLKDSAWLRWPISELCDYYNDAIRAVILSRPDAGATVETLDCVAGTKQTLPAGAVRVIEIIRVVEGRALLPVPRDVLDYQYPDWHAMTGTPERYVYNELTPRVFWLFPAPETAMQIEAVISRIPPVAKIKALKDASANNVIPIDELYINPIVDWMLYRSFSKDNEGGANVNIATQHYQAFADQLGIKQSADQFSQTLKQAQYTGGQQ
- a CDS encoding recombinase family protein, producing MQIGYIRVSTNEQNTDLQRIALECSGCEQIYEDKISGKSTNRPGLNKMLRALKEGDTLVVWKLDRLGRSMRHLVALTGELHERGVNFRSLTDSIDTATPMGRFFFHIMGALAEMERELIVERTRAGLAAAREKGRIGGRQRIMTTEVVEKARRMFANGATLQQVALVLEVAVKTVYKYIPAAEQHRLRTSSLAEKAQALFDDEEKNKRVEQ
- a CDS encoding phage tail tip fiber protein, producing MSSKNKKTFRAGRDQAAVAENIEILTGQRGNGLDRAITLRDLGNLKLADLRQGAGGVYQPIPGGGNDMDDPGAPPQMPTQPQNFQVNGGFAAVLLEWDMPTYRGHSLTEIYRNPEDNLANAVLVATSAATVYGDPVDPGFVGYYWIRFVNTAGVPGPYNAAAGTLAKTNPDVDAIVDLINNEINDSPLIGELGGKVDDNAAAIVETNQKVQQIDTKGGQAFQAMWDAKASASGISAGIGIVAGKDASGNPISQVAISANQFFVFDPNNPTNTGAYLSPFAIEGNKTVITEAAIQQATIKILNAQTIIADQVKAGISISSPTITSANLRNGPFTVDPNGNLKIGAAFSVDANGNLQITNRFRVDNNGNVTIRNSTSNLGLVWDGARIIVYDESASPCAVMGKKL